The following coding sequences are from one Leptolyngbya sp. NIES-3755 window:
- a CDS encoding N-(5'-phosphoribosyl)anthranilate isomerase (similar to AA sequence:cyanobase_aa:LBDG_14330), which translates to MSLQVKICGITKLDQAIAIEQSGATAIGFICVPGTPRYIDAANIRSITNQLSVDRVGVFLDAPIDTIRETVAITNLNIVQLHGAESPEFCQQVRALNVKVIKALRIRSQADLELSIDYQSQVDVLLLDAYHPTQAGGTGLSIDWTMLKQFRPTCDWWLAGGLNPNNVNDALSLVAPDGIDLSSGLENAPGDKNLERVAQLFKVLESSSIA; encoded by the coding sequence ATGAGCTTACAAGTCAAAATCTGCGGCATTACGAAGCTCGATCAAGCGATCGCGATTGAACAATCCGGAGCAACTGCGATCGGCTTTATCTGTGTTCCAGGAACTCCCCGTTATATTGATGCTGCAAATATCCGATCGATTACCAATCAGCTATCAGTCGATCGAGTCGGTGTGTTCCTTGATGCTCCGATCGATACGATTCGAGAAACTGTTGCGATCACAAACCTAAACATCGTTCAACTTCACGGAGCAGAATCACCCGAATTTTGTCAGCAAGTCCGAGCATTGAATGTCAAAGTGATCAAAGCATTGCGAATTCGATCTCAAGCTGATCTAGAACTATCGATCGACTATCAATCTCAGGTTGATGTTTTACTACTAGATGCGTATCATCCGACTCAAGCAGGCGGAACCGGATTATCGATCGATTGGACAATGCTGAAACAATTTCGACCGACTTGCGATTGGTGGTTAGCAGGTGGACTCAATCCGAACAATGTGAATGATGCTCTAAGCTTAGTTGCACCCGATGGTATTGACTTATCAAGCGGATTAGAAAACGCCCCAGGCGATAAAAACCTGGAGCGTGTTGCACAGTTATTTAAAGTGCTTGAATCGTCGTCGATCGCTTAA
- a CDS encoding cell growth regulatory protein MazE (ab initio prediction:Prodigal:2.6;~similar to AA sequence:cyanobase_aa:asl3212): MMQADQPNRRKKYTLDELLKGMTPEQCHAAVKMGTPVGKEAW, encoded by the coding sequence ATGATGCAAGCAGATCAGCCAAATCGTCGCAAAAAATACACTTTGGATGAACTTCTAAAAGGTATGACTCCAGAGCAGTGTCACGCCGCGGTTAAAATGGGAACACCTGTCGGAAAGGAAGCCTGGTAG
- a CDS encoding unknown protein (similar to AA sequence:cyanobase_aa:ssl2507), producing MLKEKVKQQIDKLNEEQLKQVESFIATLQIQAQQSQEPRRFWETATPEEWVRSFQEMVAQFPKTGGSLSDEACDRESIYYGEE from the coding sequence ATGCTGAAAGAAAAAGTAAAGCAACAGATCGATAAGCTGAACGAGGAGCAACTAAAACAAGTTGAGAGCTTTATTGCAACGCTGCAAATTCAAGCTCAGCAGTCTCAGGAACCCAGACGATTTTGGGAGACAGCAACACCAGAAGAATGGGTGAGAAGCTTTCAGGAAATGGTTGCACAATTTCCCAAAACTGGGGGAAGCTTATCCGATGAAGCTTGCGATCGAGAAAGCATTTACTACGGCGAAGAATGA
- a CDS encoding type II and III secretion system protein (similar to AA sequence:cyanobase_aa:LBDG_19480), which translates to MKELRAISIATAATLALVSPAIANPTQVTNVRVNPNGAGFDVVLETQGSKAPQVFNVNRGNTWNAYVFNAQITQPFRQNNPAPGIAQISVIPSGANGVQVTVVGTNAAPIGQIASRNEQGVIFNVSGAGGGSTPNPQPTAAAPMTTAQAQSTRSAPLPTTPVAQAVPNSTTPVAPFVPSAQVPNQGQPTVPVAPTPPLMRRAVAPPVGDQAISQIDTSPTLVDLGTNERIPRLVLRDAPVREVLSLLARAANLNLAYSESGAAGAQPGAAAGAARPNGPTISLDIQNESVQDVFNYVLRVACIPVANAGGASGGAGSCAALDVNRVGRTIFVGPRLPDDARNIISRTVRLNQVSVSDAAAFLTTQGAETQRPFEQVEIQTVGEGAGARVIERRTPSILSLRATEGTAPLVLRGLSVSSNDRLNSITLTGAPRKVEIATRLLGQLDARKRQVAINVKIVDVNLLKTDDFNTSFSFGIGNNFFNVDRGAAVFNFGQYRPPNNTEANASLSGRPIINNPYSGSNTFIDLNNTVTVPNTSPGLRVLSDGRVVQDIPNGDGTFLTRSVRIQNPFQPGITDITPATQSISSTVTDPATGARTTTFAPGTIGSVISSLPTLFQFPSQFLARLQSQVTSGNAKILTDPTVVVQEGEKANVNLTQDVITNTRITRTDTAGVSRETVELERQEAGLKLDITLERIDDNGFVSVRINPSVTAPVNSVDTGAGRVVLLSRREIQSGLIRLRDGQTLILSGIIQESDRASVRKVPILGDLPLLGSLFRSTNRENQRQEVIVMLTPQILDDSDQSNFGYGYVPGREVRQFLQQQENR; encoded by the coding sequence GTGAAAGAGCTTCGAGCAATTAGTATTGCAACTGCCGCGACTCTCGCTCTCGTGAGTCCTGCGATCGCGAATCCCACCCAAGTCACCAATGTTCGCGTCAATCCCAATGGAGCGGGCTTTGATGTGGTTCTCGAAACCCAAGGTAGCAAAGCCCCGCAAGTTTTCAATGTCAATCGCGGCAACACCTGGAATGCGTATGTGTTCAATGCCCAAATCACTCAACCCTTCCGCCAGAACAATCCCGCTCCTGGAATTGCTCAAATTTCGGTGATTCCTTCTGGTGCAAACGGCGTTCAAGTGACCGTGGTGGGAACGAATGCAGCCCCGATCGGACAAATTGCTTCTCGAAATGAACAAGGTGTGATCTTCAATGTGTCCGGTGCAGGCGGTGGTAGCACTCCGAACCCTCAACCGACTGCCGCTGCTCCAATGACAACGGCTCAGGCACAATCGACTCGATCGGCTCCTTTGCCTACGACTCCGGTTGCTCAAGCAGTACCGAATTCAACGACTCCGGTTGCTCCTTTTGTACCGAGTGCTCAAGTGCCAAATCAAGGTCAGCCAACAGTTCCGGTTGCTCCAACTCCACCCTTGATGAGAAGAGCCGTTGCACCTCCAGTCGGTGATCAGGCAATTTCTCAGATTGATACCTCGCCAACTTTAGTGGATTTGGGTACAAACGAGCGAATTCCACGCTTAGTTCTGCGGGATGCTCCTGTGAGAGAAGTCCTATCGCTATTAGCTCGTGCTGCAAATTTGAACTTGGCTTATAGTGAATCGGGTGCAGCAGGCGCACAACCTGGAGCCGCAGCAGGAGCCGCTAGACCTAATGGACCAACGATCTCTCTAGACATCCAAAATGAGTCGGTTCAGGATGTGTTCAACTATGTGTTGAGAGTGGCTTGTATTCCGGTTGCAAATGCAGGAGGCGCGTCTGGTGGCGCAGGAAGTTGTGCAGCGTTAGATGTGAACCGAGTTGGACGAACCATCTTTGTCGGACCTCGCTTGCCCGATGATGCTCGGAACATTATTTCTCGTACTGTTCGCCTCAATCAAGTTTCGGTTTCAGATGCAGCCGCATTCTTGACCACTCAGGGTGCAGAAACTCAGCGTCCATTTGAACAAGTTGAGATCCAAACCGTTGGAGAAGGTGCAGGGGCACGAGTTATCGAAAGAAGAACACCCTCAATTCTTTCACTTCGAGCGACAGAAGGAACTGCGCCGCTAGTTCTGCGTGGCTTGTCTGTGTCATCAAACGATCGATTAAATTCAATCACTCTGACAGGCGCACCCCGCAAAGTCGAAATTGCAACTCGTCTTCTAGGTCAACTCGATGCCCGGAAGCGTCAAGTTGCAATCAACGTGAAGATTGTTGATGTGAACTTGCTGAAGACCGATGATTTCAATACCAGCTTCTCGTTTGGCATTGGTAATAATTTCTTCAATGTTGACCGAGGCGCGGCAGTCTTCAACTTTGGACAATACAGACCCCCTAACAATACAGAAGCAAATGCTAGTTTAAGTGGTCGTCCAATCATCAACAATCCCTACTCTGGCAGCAACACGTTTATTGATCTCAATAATACTGTGACTGTTCCAAACACCTCTCCAGGGCTGCGAGTATTGAGCGATGGCAGAGTGGTTCAAGACATTCCAAATGGAGATGGCACCTTCCTCACACGCTCAGTACGAATCCAAAATCCTTTCCAACCAGGTATCACCGACATTACTCCAGCAACTCAGTCTATTAGTTCGACAGTGACTGACCCCGCTACAGGAGCAAGAACTACAACCTTTGCCCCTGGAACGATTGGCAGTGTTATCTCTTCGCTTCCCACATTGTTCCAGTTCCCTAGCCAATTTCTAGCGCGATTGCAGTCGCAAGTCACAAGCGGAAATGCGAAAATTTTGACTGATCCGACAGTTGTTGTGCAAGAAGGGGAAAAAGCAAACGTTAATCTGACTCAAGATGTAATTACTAACACTAGAATTACCCGAACTGATACTGCTGGTGTTAGTCGAGAAACAGTTGAGCTAGAAAGGCAGGAAGCTGGACTGAAACTCGACATTACACTCGAACGAATCGACGATAATGGCTTTGTGTCTGTCAGAATCAATCCTTCTGTCACTGCTCCAGTTAACAGCGTTGACACCGGTGCAGGTCGAGTTGTTCTGTTGTCGCGACGTGAAATCCAATCGGGTCTAATTCGATTGAGAGATGGACAAACCTTAATCTTGTCCGGAATCATTCAGGAAAGCGATCGTGCTTCAGTCAGAAAAGTCCCAATTCTCGGTGATCTGCCGCTGTTGGGTTCGCTGTTCAGAAGCACTAACCGTGAGAATCAACGCCAAGAAGTGATTGTAATGCTGACACCTCAAATTCTGGATGACAGTGATCAATCTAATTTTGGTTACGGTTATGTTCCCGGTCGCGAAGTGCGTCAGTTCTTGCAACAACAAGAGAACCGCTAA
- a CDS encoding type IV pilus assembly protein PilO (similar to AA sequence:cyanobase_aa:LBDG_19470): MTADFIPDSEFENAPNYPTAFGITFTPTISGVLLGVLGLLGAGALFNYLVMPAWETNQTLSAAVQEKTTQLEQQGAIRKQIQDAKDQLAKAKQKRDQVYGLFANEKTLNTLLFDLNQLIERNNAGLLAARNTKLNGCPVYVRQAFATPGGAQEFEDKFGKLVAEAKLHRFKPSEVGAIVVNDGSLGAPIDNKLKRQSIDVEIRGNFNQTQSIFRTIERLQPLILVRNLNVKVVDNKIAEGLYEIQPDGTIRYLTNCQPDNQITTTFQMDALMPLTDVDRQAVQAAQQPPKP, from the coding sequence ATGACCGCTGATTTTATTCCTGATTCGGAGTTTGAGAATGCTCCAAACTATCCCACGGCGTTTGGGATCACATTTACGCCCACCATTAGCGGAGTGCTTCTGGGTGTGTTGGGGTTGCTTGGTGCGGGTGCATTGTTCAACTATCTGGTGATGCCTGCCTGGGAAACCAATCAAACGCTGAGTGCAGCCGTGCAAGAGAAAACGACTCAGCTTGAGCAACAAGGTGCAATTCGTAAACAAATCCAAGACGCGAAAGATCAATTAGCGAAAGCGAAACAAAAACGTGATCAGGTCTATGGATTATTTGCGAACGAGAAAACCTTAAATACGCTCTTGTTTGATCTCAATCAATTAATCGAGCGCAACAATGCTGGATTACTCGCTGCGAGAAACACAAAATTAAATGGCTGTCCTGTGTATGTGCGGCAGGCATTTGCAACTCCAGGGGGCGCTCAGGAGTTTGAAGATAAGTTTGGAAAACTGGTGGCAGAAGCGAAATTGCACCGATTTAAGCCGAGTGAAGTTGGCGCGATCGTGGTCAATGATGGTTCTCTCGGTGCGCCGATCGATAACAAGCTGAAGCGCCAATCGATCGATGTCGAGATTCGCGGCAACTTCAATCAAACGCAGTCAATTTTTAGAACGATCGAGCGTTTGCAGCCGTTGATCCTAGTTCGCAATCTAAACGTAAAAGTCGTTGATAACAAAATCGCAGAAGGACTGTACGAGATTCAGCCTGATGGCACGATTCGCTATCTGACGAACTGCCAACCAGACAACCAAATTACAACGACCTTCCAAATGGATGCACTGATGCCGTTAACCGATGTCGATCGACAAGCGGTTCAAGCTGCCCAACAGCCTCCAAAACCATAA
- a CDS encoding fimbrial assembly family protein (similar to AA sequence:cyanobase_aa:LBDG_19460), with the protein MYSLDVNFLNDRSEIKSDKKRGGGRGKPSISPTDRRPLYLGFAALVFFPAVAAALLGILTLRNGDLEKQQADLDVQLGNLETEKKNLSKVQEEAKQATAEAEALASVFNQIKPWSAMTQDIRDRLPATIQLASITQVAPTATTPPPAGTTPVASAAPVSSRIQIQGTASSMNDVNDFMLTLQQSNFLRADQTKVVSAELGEEKTLQIPKFPGVEREVGQFKAPRLPRRVSFTITTAINDVPASELIRELDRKGAVGLVTRIEALKQRGVISETATPKSPTPAATQKDGAKTP; encoded by the coding sequence ATGTACAGTTTAGATGTCAATTTTCTCAACGATCGATCAGAGATCAAGTCCGATAAAAAACGCGGTGGTGGTCGGGGTAAACCTTCGATTTCACCCACGGATCGTCGTCCGTTGTATCTGGGATTTGCTGCATTGGTCTTCTTTCCAGCAGTAGCGGCAGCACTTCTTGGAATTCTGACACTGCGAAACGGGGACTTAGAAAAGCAGCAGGCGGATCTCGATGTTCAACTCGGTAACTTAGAAACCGAGAAGAAGAACTTATCGAAGGTTCAGGAAGAAGCGAAACAGGCAACCGCAGAAGCAGAAGCACTCGCTTCCGTGTTTAACCAGATCAAGCCTTGGTCTGCGATGACTCAGGACATTCGCGATCGACTGCCTGCGACGATTCAGCTTGCTTCGATCACGCAAGTTGCTCCAACTGCAACGACTCCTCCTCCAGCAGGGACGACCCCGGTTGCCTCGGCTGCCCCTGTTTCCTCTCGGATTCAGATTCAAGGGACGGCGAGTTCGATGAATGATGTCAATGATTTTATGTTGACGCTTCAGCAATCGAACTTTCTGAGAGCCGACCAAACCAAAGTGGTCAGTGCGGAGTTGGGTGAGGAGAAAACGTTACAGATTCCGAAGTTCCCAGGAGTTGAGCGGGAAGTGGGTCAATTCAAAGCCCCTCGCTTACCGAGAAGAGTCTCCTTCACGATCACAACGGCGATCAATGATGTCCCTGCTTCGGAACTGATTCGAGAACTCGATCGTAAAGGTGCAGTCGGTTTGGTGACTCGGATCGAAGCCTTAAAACAACGCGGTGTAATTTCGGAGACTGCTACGCCGAAATCGCCGACTCCCGCAGCGACTCAAAAAGACGGAGCGAAGACACCATGA
- a CDS encoding type IV pilus assembly protein PilM (similar to AA sequence:cyanobase_aa:LBDG_19450) has translation MVNVKSLFSKKSKGVGIELAADRLNIALLRKQGQGFRLGTYATVPIPEGVFHEGQIADPPAMAEIIQSALAEHKIKVKQVATAVPGGRDTVTRIIPVPAELDDRELREMVLNQEAGLYLPFPREEADVDYQKLGLFVDEDGIEKVQVLLVATRKEVTDTYLNTFQQAGLTVDVLEVSSFSLIRTIREQLRQFAPQEAVALVDIEFENTEISIAVDGVPQFSRTVPIGTYQIQSALSRAMNLPPSRNIDLLQGMTIPTGDSNRPGGNPGAAAMLRVLGELSDELRRSIDFYLNQGENLEVAQVMLAGPGAAIGQLDEFFTQRLSLPCSLIDPVSSLSLGASEIPENLRPSLGVVLGLGLREAW, from the coding sequence GTGGTTAACGTCAAGAGTTTATTCTCAAAAAAATCAAAGGGGGTTGGCATTGAGTTAGCCGCCGATCGCCTCAATATTGCGCTCCTTCGTAAACAGGGGCAAGGCTTTCGGCTTGGCACTTATGCCACGGTTCCCATTCCTGAAGGTGTGTTTCACGAAGGGCAAATTGCCGATCCGCCCGCGATGGCTGAGATTATTCAATCTGCGTTAGCCGAACACAAAATTAAAGTGAAACAGGTGGCAACCGCAGTTCCCGGTGGACGCGATACGGTGACAAGAATTATCCCGGTTCCGGCAGAACTCGACGATCGAGAATTGCGCGAAATGGTGCTCAACCAGGAAGCAGGTTTATATCTGCCGTTCCCTCGCGAGGAAGCTGATGTCGATTATCAAAAGCTCGGTTTATTCGTGGACGAAGACGGGATCGAAAAGGTTCAAGTTCTGCTCGTCGCCACCCGCAAAGAAGTCACTGATACTTACTTGAATACGTTCCAACAAGCTGGATTAACAGTGGACGTTTTGGAAGTCAGTAGCTTCTCGCTGATTCGGACGATTCGCGAACAGTTGCGCCAGTTTGCACCTCAAGAAGCGGTGGCACTCGTGGATATCGAGTTTGAGAACACGGAAATCTCGATCGCGGTGGATGGGGTTCCTCAGTTTTCGCGGACGGTTCCAATTGGAACCTATCAGATTCAATCTGCTCTATCGAGAGCGATGAATCTACCGCCATCCCGCAACATTGATTTGCTTCAAGGCATGACGATTCCGACCGGGGATTCTAATCGACCGGGAGGGAATCCAGGTGCAGCAGCAATGTTGCGAGTGTTGGGAGAACTGAGCGATGAACTGCGGCGATCGATTGATTTTTACCTGAATCAAGGCGAGAACCTGGAAGTTGCTCAGGTGATGTTGGCGGGACCTGGAGCCGCGATCGGGCAGTTGGATGAATTTTTCACTCAGCGATTAAGTCTGCCTTGTAGCTTGATTGACCCGGTTTCATCTTTGTCGCTCGGAGCAAGTGAGATTCCAGAAAATCTTCGTCCCAGTCTGGGTGTCGTACTCGGTTTAGGACTGCGGGAGGCGTGGTAA
- a CDS encoding septum site-determining protein minC (similar to AA sequence:cyanobase_aa:LBDG_25680), with the protein MTSDTSLSPLSNDPTPISPEAVSSPDVDADLLDLPPLETPEVPKIAIEDLQVRLKAKDGVLSLILPPESEAASKVALAWGELWQQLKQLLMGRERQWQPNTIVHLIADDRLLDTRQLSAIAEALTDVQLQLKSVHTRRRQTAVVAATAGYSVEQITAVDPLAAKQETAVAMEEPLYIQMTLRSGTEIRHNGTVVVMGDLNPGSTIIAEGDILVWGRLRGVAHAGCKGNVKSLIMALQLEPTQIRIADYVARAPETPPAQYFPEVAYVSPQGSIRIARATDFSMRKDD; encoded by the coding sequence ATGACTTCTGATACTTCTCTTTCGCCTCTGTCAAACGACCCTACTCCAATCAGCCCGGAAGCCGTTTCCAGCCCAGATGTCGATGCGGATTTGCTCGATCTCCCCCCGCTCGAAACGCCTGAAGTCCCAAAAATCGCGATCGAGGATCTCCAAGTCCGTCTCAAAGCCAAAGATGGGGTTCTGAGTTTGATCTTACCGCCCGAATCAGAGGCGGCTTCCAAGGTAGCACTGGCGTGGGGGGAATTGTGGCAGCAGTTGAAACAATTATTAATGGGACGCGAACGCCAGTGGCAGCCGAATACAATCGTGCATTTGATCGCAGACGATCGCTTACTCGACACCAGGCAACTGAGCGCGATCGCGGAAGCGCTAACAGATGTCCAACTCCAACTCAAATCAGTTCATACTCGTCGTCGTCAAACTGCGGTCGTCGCTGCAACGGCTGGCTATTCGGTCGAGCAAATTACAGCCGTCGATCCATTAGCTGCAAAGCAAGAGACAGCGGTAGCAATGGAGGAACCGCTTTATATTCAGATGACATTACGATCGGGGACTGAAATTCGTCATAACGGAACGGTGGTTGTGATGGGCGATCTGAATCCGGGAAGTACGATCATTGCAGAGGGCGATATTCTCGTTTGGGGTCGGCTGCGAGGTGTCGCTCATGCGGGATGTAAGGGAAATGTGAAGTCTCTGATTATGGCTCTGCAATTGGAGCCGACGCAGATTCGGATTGCGGATTATGTGGCTCGTGCACCGGAAACGCCACCTGCTCAGTATTTTCCAGAGGTGGCGTATGTGTCGCCACAGGGGAGTATTCGGATTGCAAGAGCGACGGACTTTTCGATGCGGAAAGACGATTAG
- a CDS encoding sucrose synthase (similar to AA sequence:cyanobase_aa:LBDG_25690) — MSDLIQAVLKSDEKSDLRNFASVLRAFGKRYLLRNEILQLFDEFSQQLKKQNSSQLEKLIRYVQEIIVEDRNLYFIIRPKIARQEAYRLLEDLTIEPITIQELLDIRDRFVNHYHPQEGDVFEIDFAPFYDYSPVLRDSKNIGKGVEFLNRYLSSRIFQDSKKGQETLFQFLQLHQYNGMQLLINGRIRSSEELSDRVKQALGILSDRDPNESYEFFRFDLQNIGFEPGWGNTVARVKETLEILDQLIDSPDHQTLETFVSRIPMIFRVAIISPHGWFGQEGVLGRPDTGGQVVYILDQVKSLEKQLQEDLALAGLEISPKVIVLTRLIPNSDGTLCNQRLEKIHGTIDAWILRVPLREFNPNLTQNWISRFEIWSYLETFSIDAERELKAEFQGRPDLIIGNYTDGNLVAFLLSRRLKVTYCIIAHALEKSKYLFSNLYWQESEEKYHFSLQFTADLIAMNGANFIISSTYQEIVGTPESVGQYESYKSFTMPDLYHVVNGIELFSPKFNVVPPGVNESVYFPFTRTEDRLLNDRQRLENLLFTDEDPDSIFGTLDDPNKRPLFSMARLDRIKNLTGLAEAYGKSEALQTRCNLILIAGKLRVDDSSDYEEISEIERLYEIIDRYNLNGKIRWLGVRLPKGDTGEVYRVIADRQGIFVQPALFEAFGLTILESMITGLPTFATRFGGPLEIIQDKVNGFYINPTDHEEVANVILEFLAQCDRDPNYWNEIAQKGIDRVYSSYTWKIHTTRLLSLAKIYGFWNYTSQENREDLLRYVESLFYLLYKPRAQRLLQEQMQQ; from the coding sequence ATGTCAGACCTGATTCAAGCTGTTCTGAAGAGTGATGAAAAGTCCGATTTACGTAACTTTGCCAGTGTGTTGAGGGCATTTGGTAAACGCTACCTGCTCAGAAACGAAATCTTACAGTTGTTTGATGAATTTTCTCAACAGTTGAAAAAACAGAATTCATCTCAGTTAGAGAAATTGATTCGTTATGTGCAGGAAATTATTGTCGAAGATCGGAATCTATATTTCATCATTCGTCCAAAAATTGCACGACAAGAGGCATATCGATTGTTGGAAGATTTGACGATCGAGCCAATCACGATTCAGGAATTACTTGATATTCGCGATCGCTTTGTGAATCATTACCATCCACAAGAAGGGGATGTCTTTGAAATTGATTTTGCGCCTTTTTATGATTATTCGCCTGTTCTGCGCGATTCAAAAAATATTGGAAAGGGCGTGGAATTTCTGAATCGCTATTTGTCGAGCCGAATTTTTCAGGATTCCAAGAAAGGACAAGAGACGCTGTTTCAATTTCTACAATTGCACCAATATAACGGAATGCAATTGTTGATTAATGGGCGAATTCGATCATCGGAAGAATTGAGCGATCGAGTCAAACAGGCTTTGGGAATTTTAAGCGATCGTGATCCAAATGAATCGTATGAATTTTTCCGATTTGACTTACAAAATATTGGATTTGAACCGGGTTGGGGAAATACTGTTGCGCGAGTCAAAGAGACTTTAGAAATTTTAGATCAATTAATTGACTCGCCGGATCACCAAACTCTAGAAACCTTTGTTTCCCGAATTCCGATGATCTTTCGAGTTGCAATTATTTCACCACACGGATGGTTTGGACAAGAAGGCGTTTTGGGCAGACCAGATACAGGCGGACAAGTCGTTTATATTCTGGATCAAGTCAAAAGTTTAGAGAAACAATTACAGGAAGACCTTGCACTTGCAGGATTAGAGATCAGTCCAAAAGTAATCGTTTTGACTCGACTTATTCCCAATAGTGATGGAACGCTTTGTAATCAGCGACTTGAGAAAATTCATGGAACAATAGATGCTTGGATTTTGCGAGTTCCACTTCGCGAGTTTAATCCTAATTTGACACAGAATTGGATTTCTCGATTTGAGATTTGGTCATATTTAGAAACTTTCTCGATCGATGCTGAACGCGAACTCAAAGCCGAGTTCCAAGGTAGACCGGATTTAATTATTGGAAACTATACCGATGGCAATCTCGTTGCATTCTTGCTCTCAAGACGATTAAAAGTAACGTATTGCATTATTGCTCATGCACTTGAAAAATCAAAATATTTATTTAGCAATCTTTACTGGCAGGAATCCGAAGAAAAATATCATTTCTCTTTGCAATTCACAGCCGATTTAATCGCGATGAATGGTGCAAATTTCATCATCAGTAGCACCTATCAAGAAATCGTCGGAACCCCAGAAAGTGTTGGGCAATATGAGTCTTACAAATCCTTTACGATGCCAGATTTATATCATGTTGTGAATGGGATTGAATTATTTAGCCCCAAATTTAATGTCGTTCCTCCAGGTGTGAATGAGTCAGTTTATTTCCCATTCACTCGAACCGAAGATCGATTATTGAACGATCGACAACGATTAGAAAATCTATTGTTCACCGATGAAGATCCAGATTCAATTTTCGGAACACTCGATGATCCGAATAAGCGCCCATTATTTTCGATGGCAAGGCTCGATCGGATTAAAAATCTTACTGGACTTGCAGAAGCTTATGGAAAAAGTGAAGCGCTCCAAACTCGCTGTAATCTAATTTTAATCGCTGGAAAGCTTCGAGTTGACGACTCCAGCGATTACGAAGAAATTAGCGAAATTGAGAGACTATATGAAATTATCGATCGATACAATCTCAACGGCAAAATTCGCTGGCTCGGTGTGCGATTGCCAAAAGGTGACACCGGAGAAGTTTATCGAGTGATTGCCGATCGACAAGGCATTTTCGTGCAGCCAGCTTTATTTGAAGCATTCGGATTGACCATTCTCGAATCCATGATCACCGGACTTCCAACCTTTGCGACTCGATTTGGAGGTCCACTCGAAATTATTCAAGATAAAGTCAACGGCTTCTACATCAATCCAACCGATCACGAAGAAGTTGCAAACGTGATTCTGGAGTTTCTGGCTCAATGCGATCGCGATCCGAACTATTGGAATGAAATTGCTCAGAAAGGAATCGATCGCGTTTACAGTTCCTACACCTGGAAGATTCACACGACTCGATTGTTATCGCTGGCAAAAATCTACGGATTCTGGAACTATACGTCTCAAGAAAACCGCGAAGACTTACTCAGATACGTTGAATCGCTGTTTTATCTTTTGTACAAACCCAGAGCGCAACGATTATTACAGGAACAAATGCAGCAATAG